From a single Okeanomitos corallinicola TIOX110 genomic region:
- a CDS encoding ATP-binding cassette domain-containing protein encodes MLNPVARDQNKKNPVSVFTQFWEDLRLVAQPYWYPTSINGRAFTEVIRSWGMLCLLLLLIVALVGMTAFSSYWNRYVLDIVIEERDISKYFSTLWVSTLVIVMTVLLVGFSRYIRKKISLDWYKWLTNHILEKYLNNSAYYHINFRSTLKNPDQRIAQELEPITNNALRFSTTFMEKVLEMFTFLVVLWTISPQITIYLVLYTIIGNTIAIYLTQKLNEINKNELEFKADFNYCLTHIRNHAESIAFFQGEDEELNIIKRRFDNVIKNAEQRLNWERGQDIFNRAYQSAITIFSMFILTPLFIQDQIDYGEISQASLCCFLFSNALGGLIGEFGSLGSFSSYVERLANFTDTLAEVIKQPENVSTIKFKENESIEFDHVTLQTPNYEKVIVEDLSVAVQPGKGLLIVGPSGRGKSSLLRAIAGLWNSGSGSLVRPPLREMLFLPQRPYIILGTLREQLLYPHTDKKISDSELEEVLQKVNLQHLLTRVKGLNTEFNWENTLSLGEQQRLVFARILISRPSFTIIDEATSALDLDNESNLYHQLQATNKTFISVGHRESLFDYHQWVLELSENSQWRFLSIDEYRRQKAIKTC; translated from the coding sequence ATGCTTAATCCAGTTGCTAGGGATCAAAACAAAAAAAATCCTGTCTCTGTTTTTACTCAATTTTGGGAGGATCTGAGATTAGTCGCTCAACCTTATTGGTATCCTACAAGTATTAACGGCAGAGCATTCACAGAAGTAATTCGCTCATGGGGAATGCTATGTCTCCTATTATTATTGATAGTTGCACTGGTAGGTATGACTGCCTTTAGTAGCTACTGGAATCGCTATGTGCTTGATATAGTCATTGAAGAGAGAGATATTTCTAAGTATTTCAGTACATTATGGGTTTCTACCCTAGTGATTGTGATGACAGTCTTATTAGTAGGATTTTCCAGATATATCAGAAAAAAAATCTCTCTAGATTGGTACAAATGGCTAACTAATCACATTTTAGAAAAATATTTAAATAATAGTGCTTATTATCACATCAATTTTCGCTCTACTCTAAAAAATCCCGATCAACGTATAGCCCAAGAGCTAGAACCAATTACAAACAATGCTTTAAGATTTTCCACGACTTTCATGGAAAAAGTTTTGGAAATGTTCACTTTTTTAGTTGTATTGTGGACTATTTCTCCACAAATTACAATTTATCTAGTTTTGTATACAATTATAGGAAATACAATTGCTATTTACTTAACGCAAAAACTAAATGAGATTAATAAAAACGAACTAGAATTTAAAGCCGACTTCAATTATTGTTTGACTCACATCAGAAACCATGCAGAATCAATAGCTTTTTTTCAGGGAGAAGATGAAGAACTAAATATAATTAAGCGCAGATTTGATAATGTCATCAAAAATGCTGAACAAAGACTGAATTGGGAAAGAGGACAGGACATTTTCAATAGAGCTTATCAGTCAGCTATTACTATATTTTCCATGTTCATCCTTACACCTTTATTTATTCAAGATCAAATTGATTATGGAGAAATAAGCCAAGCAAGTTTATGTTGTTTTCTCTTTTCTAATGCTCTGGGAGGATTAATAGGTGAATTTGGGAGTTTAGGCAGCTTTTCTAGTTATGTTGAACGGTTAGCTAACTTTACAGATACTTTAGCTGAAGTTATTAAACAACCTGAGAATGTTAGCACTATTAAATTCAAAGAAAATGAAAGTATAGAATTTGATCATGTTACCTTACAAACTCCAAACTATGAAAAAGTAATTGTTGAAGACCTATCAGTAGCGGTGCAACCAGGAAAAGGGTTATTAATAGTTGGTCCTAGTGGAAGAGGTAAAAGTTCATTGCTGCGGGCAATCGCTGGTTTATGGAACTCAGGAAGCGGTAGTCTTGTCCGGCCTCCCTTAAGAGAAATGTTGTTTCTTCCCCAACGTCCTTACATAATTTTGGGTACTTTGCGCGAACAGTTACTTTATCCCCACACAGATAAAAAAATCAGTGATAGCGAACTAGAAGAAGTTTTGCAAAAAGTGAATCTGCAACATTTACTCACCCGTGTCAAAGGTTTAAACACAGAATTTAATTGGGAAAATACATTGTCATTGGGAGAACAACAACGTCTTGTTTTTGCACGAATATTAATTTCTCGTCCTAGTTTTACCATCATAGATGAAGCTACCAGCGCTTTAGATTTAGATAACGAAAGTAATTTATATCATCAATTACAAGCAACGAATAAAACTTTTATTAGTGTGGGACATAGGGAAAGTTTATTTGATTATCATCAATGGGTATTAGAACTTTCTGAAAATTCCCAGTGGAGATTTTTATCTATAGATGAATATCGTCGGCAGAAAGCAATTAAGACTTGCTGA
- a CDS encoding NINE protein, with protein MTNINPSHANKQLLAGYCGIIMGGLGLHKFILGYAPEGFIMLVISVVGGSLTYGFTLILMQLVGLIEGMIYLNKNHEEFVKTYFMKRQGWF; from the coding sequence ATGACAAATATTAATCCATCTCATGCTAACAAACAACTTCTAGCTGGTTATTGTGGCATTATTATGGGTGGATTGGGACTACATAAATTTATTCTCGGTTATGCTCCAGAAGGATTTATTATGTTAGTAATTTCCGTTGTCGGTGGTTCTCTCACCTACGGTTTTACATTAATACTTATGCAGTTGGTAGGTTTAATTGAAGGCATGATTTACCTCAACAAAAATCATGAAGAATTTGTTAAAACATACTTTATGAAAAGACAAGGTTGGTTTTAA
- a CDS encoding DUF2752 domain-containing protein, with amino-acid sequence MTSSFMALARGDWHQALTEHLFGPLLFLGFLIAAVHVTIELFIKHPIKAFYWQLIKFKKLQILGLCTIFIYYLWRLYYLSQTGELYFALINSPLFKIFSGSV; translated from the coding sequence ATGACAAGCTCATTTATGGCGTTAGCTAGAGGCGATTGGCATCAAGCACTAACAGAACATCTGTTTGGCCCACTGTTGTTTTTGGGATTTTTAATCGCAGCAGTTCACGTAACAATAGAGTTGTTCATCAAACATCCAATCAAAGCTTTTTATTGGCAATTAATAAAGTTTAAAAAGTTGCAGATTCTGGGTTTATGTACAATTTTTATCTATTACTTATGGCGTTTGTATTACCTTTCACAAACAGGAGAACTATATTTTGCCTTAATTAACTCTCCCTTATTTAAAATATTTTCTGGTTCTGTTTAA
- a CDS encoding cysteine desulfurase, whose product MTFTSTKTLADQVRKDFPILHQEVHGKPLVYLDNAATSQKPISVLNAWRDYYEKYNSNVHRGAHYLSAKATDAYEAARDKVTNFIHAKSRQEIVFTRNASEAINLVAYSWGMNNLQPGDEIILSVMEHHSNIVPWQFVAQKTGAVLKFVELTPEETFDFEQFKNLISEKTKLVSIVHISNTLGCVNPVKEIAEIAHKYGAKFLMDACQSVPHTPINVQEIDCDWLVASGHKMCAPTGIGFLYGKLELLEAMPPFMGGGEMIAEVYLDHSTYTELPHKFEAGTPAIGEAIALGAAIDYLTNIGMEQIHAYEAELTAYLFEQLAQIPQIRIYGPKPDAHGEGRAALAAFTVSEVHANDLATLLDQEGVAIRSGHHCTQPLHRHLELAGTARVSLSFYNTREEIDVFIKALKETLDFFASVFGE is encoded by the coding sequence ATGACATTCACTTCTACCAAAACCCTAGCCGATCAAGTTCGCAAAGACTTCCCAATATTACATCAAGAAGTCCACGGTAAACCCCTCGTTTACCTCGATAACGCCGCCACCTCCCAAAAACCAATATCAGTATTAAACGCATGGCGTGATTATTACGAAAAATATAACTCAAACGTTCATCGTGGCGCACATTATTTAAGTGCAAAAGCAACCGACGCTTACGAAGCAGCAAGAGACAAAGTTACTAACTTTATTCATGCAAAATCTCGCCAAGAAATTGTTTTTACCCGCAACGCCAGCGAAGCAATAAACCTAGTAGCTTACAGTTGGGGAATGAACAACTTACAACCGGGAGATGAAATAATTCTCTCAGTTATGGAACACCATAGTAATATAGTTCCTTGGCAATTTGTCGCTCAAAAAACAGGCGCGGTTTTAAAATTTGTCGAACTCACACCAGAAGAAACTTTTGATTTTGAACAATTCAAAAACCTTATTTCTGAGAAAACAAAACTGGTTTCTATAGTTCATATTTCCAATACATTAGGCTGTGTAAATCCAGTCAAAGAAATTGCCGAAATTGCCCACAAATACGGCGCGAAATTCTTAATGGATGCTTGTCAAAGTGTCCCCCATACTCCTATCAATGTCCAAGAAATTGATTGTGATTGGTTGGTAGCTTCCGGTCATAAAATGTGCGCTCCCACAGGCATTGGTTTCTTGTATGGTAAATTAGAATTATTAGAAGCAATGCCGCCATTTATGGGTGGTGGAGAAATGATTGCAGAGGTCTATTTAGACCATTCCACCTATACAGAATTACCCCATAAATTTGAAGCCGGTACACCTGCAATTGGTGAGGCGATCGCCCTTGGTGCAGCTATAGATTATCTTACTAATATCGGTATGGAGCAAATCCATGCCTATGAAGCGGAATTAACAGCCTATTTATTTGAGCAATTAGCCCAAATACCCCAAATTAGAATCTACGGGCCAAAACCCGATGCTCACGGCGAAGGTAGAGCGGCTTTGGCAGCTTTTACAGTTTCTGAAGTTCACGCTAATGATTTAGCAACTTTGTTAGATCAAGAAGGGGTAGCGATTCGTTCTGGACATCATTGTACTCAACCTTTACACCGTCATTTAGAGTTAGCAGGAACTGCACGGGTGAGTTTATCTTTTTACAATACTCGTGAAGAAATTGATGTTTTTATCAAGGCTTTGAAAGAGACTTTAGACTTTTTTGCTAGTGTGTTTGGAGAGTAG
- the sufD gene encoding Fe-S cluster assembly protein SufD — MTIEVSPSSIADSLLDRDEFLTGLLNQVSGSEKSGWIQQIKNDAVKWVRHSVIPNTRDEEWRFTDLSALKEVSFNVETIHELSLPDGLALSEVSQRLVFVNGVFAPSLSNTESLPAGLKVGNLDVLPDDVAQKYLAQSEGTRDVFTALNTAGLNDVAVVWVGKNVVIENPIHLLFISVAAEGAIISQPRCLVVAESNSHVSLIEEYITGKMPVPQEQQVYFNNSVTEIWVNENAQVNHNRVVLESDAAFHIGKTAVTQARYSRYSCNAVTVGGKISRHNLEILQTGEQTETTLNGLTVIADKQLADTHSAISLNHPHGVSKQLHKCIIGDRAHGVFNGKVFVPKPAQLTDAAQLNRNLLLSSKARIDTKPQLEITADNVKCAHGATVSQLEDDEIFYLQSRGIDETDARKLLVNAFAAEIINLIPVLSLREKLLKTVITLTSK; from the coding sequence ATGACTATTGAAGTTTCTCCTAGTTCTATTGCTGATTCTTTGTTAGATAGAGATGAGTTTTTAACTGGGTTGTTAAATCAGGTTTCTGGATCTGAAAAAAGCGGTTGGATACAACAAATTAAGAATGATGCTGTTAAATGGGTGCGTCATTCTGTAATTCCTAATACCCGCGATGAAGAATGGCGTTTTACTGATTTATCTGCTCTAAAAGAGGTAAGTTTTAATGTAGAGACAATTCATGAATTGTCCCTACCAGATGGTTTAGCTTTATCTGAAGTTTCTCAGCGGTTGGTTTTTGTGAATGGTGTTTTTGCACCAAGTTTATCTAATACTGAAAGTTTACCTGCTGGTTTGAAGGTTGGTAATTTGGATGTTTTACCTGATGATGTTGCCCAAAAATATTTAGCTCAGTCTGAGGGTACAAGGGATGTTTTTACTGCTTTAAATACTGCTGGTTTAAATGATGTGGCAGTGGTTTGGGTGGGTAAAAATGTGGTGATTGAAAATCCCATTCATTTGTTATTTATTTCTGTTGCTGCTGAAGGTGCTATTATTTCTCAACCTCGTTGTTTAGTAGTTGCTGAAAGTAACTCTCATGTGAGTTTAATTGAAGAGTATATCACAGGCAAGATGCCTGTTCCACAAGAGCAGCAAGTTTACTTTAATAATAGTGTGACAGAAATCTGGGTAAATGAAAATGCTCAGGTTAATCACAATAGAGTTGTGTTAGAAAGTGATGCTGCTTTTCACATTGGTAAAACTGCGGTAACACAAGCACGATATAGTCGTTATAGCTGTAATGCTGTAACCGTTGGTGGTAAAATTTCCCGTCATAATTTGGAGATTTTACAAACTGGAGAACAAACAGAAACCACACTCAATGGTTTAACAGTTATTGCTGATAAACAATTAGCTGATACTCACAGTGCTATATCCTTAAATCATCCTCACGGTGTAAGTAAACAACTACATAAGTGCATTATAGGCGATCGCGCTCATGGTGTATTTAACGGTAAAGTTTTCGTACCCAAACCCGCACAATTAACCGACGCAGCACAATTAAACCGCAATTTATTGTTATCATCAAAAGCCAGAATTGACACCAAACCCCAACTAGAAATTACTGCTGATAACGTTAAATGCGCTCACGGTGCAACTGTCAGTCAATTAGAAGATGATGAAATCTTCTACTTGCAAAGTCGCGGAATAGATGAAACCGACGCACGCAAATTATTAGTTAATGCTTTCGCAGCAGAAATTATTAACTTAATTCCTGTTTTATCATTGCGAGAAAAACTGTTAAAAACAGTCATTACCCTCACAAGTAAGTAA
- a CDS encoding NINE protein, translating to MSNINPSDASNKKVVAGICGILLGALGVHKFILGYTTEGIIMLLSTLLTCGIGGVVMGVIGLAEGIIYLIKTDDEFLNTYIANKKGWF from the coding sequence ATGTCTAATATTAATCCCAGTGATGCCAGTAACAAAAAAGTCGTAGCGGGTATCTGTGGCATTCTTTTAGGTGCTTTAGGTGTTCACAAATTCATTCTCGGTTACACAACTGAAGGTATCATCATGTTGTTGAGTACACTACTTACCTGCGGAATTGGTGGGGTAGTTATGGGTGTGATTGGTTTAGCAGAAGGGATTATTTATTTAATCAAAACAGACGATGAATTCTTAAATACCTATATTGCCAATAAGAAAGGTTGGTTTTAA
- the sufB gene encoding Fe-S cluster assembly protein SufB, protein MSASVKTLVNQPYKYGFVTDIETDTIPRGLNEDVIRLISAKKEEPEFMLEFRLRAYRQWLKMTEPTWPHVTYPPINYQDIIYYSAPKKKKEKLNSLDEVDPTLLETFAKLGIPLNEQKRLTNVAVDAIFDSVSVATTYKEKLAKDGVIFCSFSEALQEHPELIKKYLGSVVPVADNYFAALNAAVFSDGSFVYIPKGLKCPMELSTYFRINSGDTGQFERTLIVAEEGSYVSYLEGCTAPMYDSNQLHAAVVELVALDNAEIKYSTVQNWYAGDEKGKGGIYNFVTKRGLCQGVNSKISWTQVETGSAITWKYPSCVLVGDNSVGEFYSVALTNNMQQADTGTKMIHIGKNTRSTIISKGISAGNSSNSYRGLVKVNPTAKGARNYSQCDSMLIGDNAQANTFPYIQVQNNTGKVEHEASTSKIGEDQLFFFAQRGISSEDAISMMISGFCKDVFNQLPMEFAVEADKLLSLKLEGSVG, encoded by the coding sequence ATGAGCGCATCAGTTAAAACCTTAGTCAATCAACCTTACAAGTACGGTTTTGTCACCGACATCGAAACCGACACCATCCCTCGTGGACTAAATGAAGACGTTATTCGCTTAATTTCCGCTAAAAAAGAAGAACCAGAATTCATGTTAGAATTTCGTCTTCGTGCATACCGTCAGTGGTTGAAGATGACAGAACCTACATGGCCTCATGTCACCTATCCACCTATTAATTATCAGGATATTATTTATTATTCCGCACCTAAGAAAAAGAAAGAAAAACTCAACAGTTTAGATGAAGTTGATCCCACTTTATTGGAAACCTTTGCAAAATTAGGTATTCCTTTAAATGAACAAAAAAGATTAACTAATGTTGCTGTTGATGCAATTTTTGATAGTGTTTCTGTCGCTACTACATATAAAGAGAAACTCGCCAAAGATGGCGTTATTTTCTGTTCTTTTTCCGAAGCACTGCAAGAACATCCAGAACTGATTAAAAAATATTTGGGTAGTGTTGTTCCCGTTGCTGATAATTATTTTGCAGCTTTAAATGCGGCTGTTTTTAGTGATGGTTCTTTCGTTTATATTCCCAAAGGCTTAAAATGTCCAATGGAATTGTCTACCTATTTCCGCATTAATTCCGGTGATACAGGACAATTTGAACGGACTTTAATTGTCGCCGAAGAAGGTAGTTATGTTTCTTATTTAGAAGGTTGTACAGCACCCATGTACGACAGCAACCAGTTACACGCTGCGGTGGTAGAATTGGTGGCTTTAGATAATGCCGAAATTAAATATTCTACTGTGCAAAACTGGTACGCTGGTGATGAAAAGGGTAAAGGTGGAATTTACAATTTCGTAACTAAACGTGGTTTGTGTCAAGGTGTCAATTCTAAGATTTCTTGGACTCAAGTAGAAACCGGTTCTGCTATTACTTGGAAATATCCTAGTTGTGTGTTAGTTGGTGATAATTCTGTGGGTGAGTTTTATTCAGTTGCATTAACAAATAATATGCAGCAAGCTGATACTGGCACTAAGATGATTCATATTGGGAAAAACACTCGCAGTACAATTATTTCTAAAGGTATTTCTGCTGGAAATTCAAGCAATAGTTACCGTGGTTTGGTGAAAGTTAATCCGACTGCAAAGGGTGCGAGAAATTATTCTCAATGTGATTCTATGTTAATTGGGGATAATGCTCAAGCTAATACTTTTCCTTATATTCAAGTTCAGAATAATACCGGGAAGGTTGAACATGAGGCTTCTACTTCTAAGATTGGTGAAGATCAATTGTTCTTTTTTGCTCAACGTGGTATTTCCTCAGAAGATGCTATTTCTATGATGATTAGCGGTTTCTGTAAGGATGTTTTCAATCAACTTCCTATGGAATTTGCTGTTGAGGCTGATAAATTGTTGAGTTTGAAGTTGGAAGGTAGTGTTGGTTAA
- a CDS encoding microviridin/marinostatin family tricyclic proteinase inhibitor: protein MPSKILEPQVKPFFARFLAEQEPPEKPEEPQPAPQPASPPPIWTFKWPSDWEEI, encoded by the coding sequence ATGCCTAGCAAAATCTTAGAACCCCAGGTAAAGCCATTCTTTGCCCGCTTTTTAGCTGAACAAGAACCACCAGAAAAACCAGAAGAGCCACAGCCTGCTCCTCAACCTGCTTCTCCCCCACCAATCTGGACTTTCAAATGGCCTTCTGATTGGGAAGAAATTTAA
- a CDS encoding type II CAAX endopeptidase family protein — protein sequence MTFKRFLLILLTLLSIILSGWSLFASWQKPQFQSRLELYQTNIVLQAQAWQPEDGSDENFIALRRAIVGDQPLESAAKQYQQARNSVQTSLDKAKTKLVELRSPDITAITPPQPLANDPLEVQKEQIEKSISKLQKLRNELDLRWGILQTQQGETETALKTWSQVQTNSESKFTETANVLSGLWSDPPRLLPNAQPLIQANLDSWFRFTALIQLYQLQQRQAALTDIQTAQQAVATDAILKLALIAIIPSLAAFIGVIFLVALIIQLFLKGKASLLATNADQPWSTPWSVETILQVFVLGFLLMGQLFIPELLSIIPLPRSSDNARIQAFSVLVSYLLVAFGAFTVLYFSIRRYFPLPEGWFKFRFFSNWFLWGIAGYCTALPIVVVVSLINQKLWQGQGGSNPLLQLVLESQDNLALGIFFFTAAVAAPFFEEFLFRGFLLPSLTRYLPVSGSIVVSSLVFAAAHLSLSEILPLTALGMVLGIVYTRSRNLLAPMLLHSLWNSGTLLSLFILGSSNN from the coding sequence ATGACATTTAAACGGTTTCTGTTAATTCTCCTAACACTTTTATCAATCATATTGTCTGGCTGGTCTTTATTTGCTAGTTGGCAAAAACCACAATTCCAAAGTCGCTTGGAACTCTATCAAACTAATATTGTTCTCCAAGCCCAAGCTTGGCAACCAGAAGATGGCAGTGATGAGAACTTTATTGCACTGCGGAGAGCCATAGTCGGTGATCAACCTTTGGAAAGTGCCGCCAAGCAATATCAACAAGCTCGTAACTCTGTTCAAACTAGCTTAGACAAGGCAAAAACAAAACTCGTAGAATTGCGATCGCCAGACATCACAGCTATCACACCTCCCCAACCCCTAGCAAATGATCCTCTAGAAGTACAAAAAGAGCAAATAGAAAAATCTATCAGCAAGCTGCAAAAACTAAGAAATGAATTGGACTTACGCTGGGGAATTTTACAAACTCAACAGGGAGAAACAGAAACAGCCCTCAAAACCTGGAGTCAAGTCCAGACAAATTCAGAATCCAAATTTACGGAAACTGCTAATGTTTTAAGTGGACTTTGGAGCGACCCCCCGCGTTTACTCCCAAATGCTCAACCACTAATTCAAGCAAATTTAGATAGTTGGTTTCGCTTCACAGCTTTAATTCAGCTATACCAACTCCAACAACGTCAAGCAGCTTTAACAGATATACAAACTGCACAACAAGCAGTTGCCACCGATGCAATCTTGAAATTAGCCTTAATTGCCATTATCCCCAGTTTAGCGGCGTTTATCGGTGTTATATTCCTAGTAGCTTTAATTATTCAGCTTTTTCTCAAAGGTAAAGCATCTCTCTTAGCGACAAATGCCGATCAACCTTGGTCAACACCTTGGAGTGTCGAAACAATTTTACAAGTATTTGTCCTGGGATTTTTATTAATGGGACAACTATTTATACCTGAATTACTCAGCATTATTCCCCTACCCCGTTCCTCAGACAACGCCCGTATTCAGGCTTTTTCTGTATTAGTAAGTTATTTACTGGTTGCTTTCGGTGCTTTCACTGTACTGTATTTTTCCATCAGGCGCTATTTTCCCCTACCAGAAGGTTGGTTTAAATTCCGTTTTTTTAGTAACTGGTTTTTATGGGGAATAGCTGGCTACTGTACCGCCTTACCCATAGTAGTCGTTGTCTCCTTAATTAATCAAAAATTATGGCAAGGACAAGGTGGCAGTAACCCACTCTTACAACTGGTACTAGAAAGTCAAGACAATCTGGCCTTGGGGATATTTTTCTTTACCGCTGCTGTAGCTGCTCCATTTTTTGAGGAATTTCTATTTCGGGGCTTTTTATTACCCTCCTTAACTCGCTACCTTCCAGTTTCAGGTTCTATTGTGGTTAGTAGTTTAGTATTTGCTGCTGCTCATCTGAGCTTATCGGAAATATTGCCACTCACAGCATTAGGTATGGTTCTAGGAATAGTGTACACGCGATCGCGCAATCTCCTCGCCCCCATGCTTCTCCACAGCCTTTGGAATAGTGGCACATTATTGAGTTTGTTTATCTTAGGCAGCAGCAATAATTAA
- the sufC gene encoding Fe-S cluster assembly ATPase SufC, which translates to MIVENSDLILSVKDLTADVDGTPILKGLNLQVRAGEIHAIMGPNGSGKSTFSKVLAGHPAYDVTGGEVVFQGQNLLDMEAEARARSGVFLAFQYPLEIPGVSNLDFLRVAYNSRRKAQGLEEVDAFDFDDLVEEKLDVVKMNSSFLERSVNEGFSGGEKKRNEILQMAILEPKLAILDETDSGLDIDALKIVANGVNQLTNAENATIMITHYQRLLDYIVPDFVHVMAQGRIIRSGGKELALELESRGYDWVLAEALGVGV; encoded by the coding sequence ATGATTGTTGAGAATAGTGATTTGATTTTGTCGGTTAAGGATTTGACTGCTGATGTTGATGGTACTCCTATTTTGAAGGGGTTGAATTTGCAGGTTCGCGCTGGTGAAATTCACGCGATTATGGGTCCAAATGGTTCTGGTAAGAGTACGTTTTCTAAGGTTTTGGCTGGCCATCCTGCTTATGATGTGACTGGTGGTGAGGTGGTTTTCCAAGGTCAGAATTTACTGGATATGGAAGCGGAAGCAAGGGCTAGAAGTGGTGTGTTTTTGGCTTTCCAATATCCTTTGGAAATTCCCGGTGTGAGCAATTTAGATTTTTTACGGGTTGCTTATAATTCTCGTCGTAAAGCGCAGGGTTTAGAGGAAGTTGACGCTTTCGATTTTGATGATTTGGTTGAGGAAAAGTTGGATGTTGTGAAGATGAATTCTTCTTTTCTGGAACGTAGTGTAAATGAGGGTTTTTCTGGTGGGGAGAAAAAGCGGAATGAAATTCTGCAAATGGCTATTTTAGAACCTAAGTTGGCAATTTTGGATGAGACTGATTCTGGTTTAGATATTGATGCTTTGAAGATTGTTGCTAATGGGGTGAATCAGTTAACTAATGCTGAAAATGCCACAATTATGATTACTCATTATCAGCGTCTTCTTGATTATATTGTCCCTGATTTTGTTCATGTCATGGCACAGGGACGCATTATTAGAAGTGGTGGCAAGGAATTAGCTTTAGAGTTAGAATCTCGCGGTTATGATTGGGTGTTAGCAGAAGCTTTAGGGGTAGGTGTGTAA
- a CDS encoding transporter substrate-binding domain-containing protein — MFDYKNKFNISRILLTLATSAGISVFSYCLPAFSQTPNSEINSARIEQKKFKVGITGSAPFVVKSSDNQYQGISLDIWQQFTQAQNLEYEFIPQQNVESGINGIKKGELDVVIGPISITAERRQEVDFSQPFYIAQIGVLVPSEAPSLWSRLKPFFGIATLSSIGFICLSLFIVGNLIWLAEHRQNSEQFPKSYINGVGNGMWFAVVTLTTVGYGDRAPVTKAGRIIAGIWMMVTLVTVSSLTAGLASAFTLSMTNLSNDSFQSPEDLKGARIAVVSGTTGVKWGKYYQSRLIEIGNLPEAIKLVETGKADGVIFDNPALEYYLKQNPQLDLKIADFSVGTESYGFALPMGSSLVYDLDVNLLQLEQEGNIQEIADKWLK; from the coding sequence ATGTTTGATTACAAAAATAAATTTAACATTTCCAGAATACTTCTAACCTTAGCTACTTCTGCGGGAATCTCTGTTTTTTCTTACTGTCTTCCTGCTTTTAGCCAAACTCCTAATAGTGAAATTAATTCTGCACGAATTGAACAAAAAAAATTTAAAGTTGGTATTACAGGTTCTGCTCCCTTTGTAGTTAAAAGTAGCGATAATCAATATCAAGGAATTAGTTTAGATATTTGGCAACAATTCACACAAGCTCAAAATCTGGAATATGAATTTATTCCTCAGCAAAATGTCGAATCTGGCATTAATGGGATCAAAAAAGGTGAATTAGATGTAGTGATTGGACCAATTAGTATTACCGCTGAACGTCGGCAAGAAGTTGATTTTTCCCAGCCTTTTTACATTGCTCAAATTGGGGTATTAGTACCTAGTGAAGCTCCCTCTTTGTGGAGCAGACTTAAACCCTTTTTTGGCATAGCGACCCTTTCATCAATAGGATTTATTTGCCTATCTTTGTTTATAGTTGGTAACTTAATTTGGTTAGCAGAACATCGTCAAAACAGCGAACAGTTTCCTAAGTCTTATATTAATGGAGTTGGCAATGGAATGTGGTTTGCTGTAGTAACATTAACTACCGTTGGTTATGGAGATCGCGCTCCTGTTACCAAAGCTGGACGTATCATTGCCGGGATTTGGATGATGGTGACACTGGTAACAGTTTCTTCTCTCACCGCAGGTTTAGCATCAGCTTTTACCTTATCAATGACAAATTTAAGCAATGACAGTTTTCAGTCACCAGAAGACCTCAAAGGAGCGCGGATAGCAGTAGTTTCAGGGACGACTGGTGTGAAGTGGGGTAAATATTATCAAAGTAGATTAATAGAAATAGGAAATTTACCTGAAGCAATTAAGTTAGTAGAAACAGGTAAAGCTGATGGAGTAATCTTTGATAATCCTGCACTGGAATATTATTTAAAACAAAATCCTCAACTTGATTTAAAAATAGCAGATTTTTCCGTCGGTACTGAAAGTTATGGCTTTGCGCTACCAATGGGTAGTTCTTTAGTTTACGACTTGGATGTAAATCTGTTGCAGTTAGAGCAAGAGGGAAATATCCAAGAAATTGCCGATAAATGGCTTAAATAA